A genomic region of Micromonospora sp. NBC_01796 contains the following coding sequences:
- a CDS encoding DUF4259 domain-containing protein has product MGLQLAQDGFPCSPRPWGWSGSANLRTVYAPRSPHPRGRFDQPDDLTALAARTLDRIMAADSEWHDLWQGAAGDVNPASVAVCGLRRVLTA; this is encoded by the coding sequence ATGGGCCTACAGCTCGCGCAGGACGGATTTCCGTGCTCCCCACGCCCGTGGGGGTGGTCCGGGTCGGCAAATCTGCGCACGGTGTACGCACCGCGCTCCCCACACCCGCGGGGCCGGTTCGATCAGCCCGATGACCTGACGGCACTGGCGGCGCGGACCCTCGACCGGATCATGGCCGCAGACTCCGAGTGGCACGACCTGTGGCAGGGCGCCGCCGGGGACGTCAACCCAGCCTCCGTCGCCGTCTGCGGCCTACGCAGGGTCCTGACGGCATAG
- a CDS encoding LamG-like jellyroll fold domain-containing protein — MTETESRAIIVEDLQQAFKILTVRIQPHTIRCPSFGSSRGGPVVFVFQDASRGSPHFRRRVSLTSTALVLAAGVLVAGPVPPGPAEAAPDATASTEDMRDEITILAEASAEAARAGQPVEVTRRRTEDSRLLANPSGSFSTESFAHPIHVQRAGDWVDIDATLRMNADGSISPTATPGSLTISGGGSGPLLTVGKDDKNLSLTWPTPLPAPSLQGNTATYPNVLPEVDLQVTAEPMGGYREQLVVKSPTAADNPALHTITFGVRTNGLTLSTRTDGGINALDSAGAAVFATDPPLMWDTPSEPTLSRIERIEGNGPIDSDPQSRLVGPMDVVLTPTAITVIPDRDILDNPQVNWPLFLDPNSTPIGPSDWTHIAKEFPTQSYWNYDRDDGAKVGAASGVTYRSYFLFGIGNIRGKIITSATFGITLDHSYQCSTNTPVDLYLTDNISRSGAVTWKNSVTDTNKWRSNLASASGHANESSCGEPDMPMGFASTALTNAVSTAAAGTSSQITFGLRAPNEGTNQQWKKFHPGTAKLTVEWNTAPAVPTELTTYPPIPCGSSTNPTRLSESMKNPTFTAGLSDADANNLTAYLEIRRASGDVLVHGPAASATIPAGGVVTWPTVPDGVVVSNETVYYYQARAKDTGGAFGPFTARCYFLVDGNDPGQPTITSTDYPAGSENVNAGSVGTVTINPAAGDIDIAGYRYGFDDNVKLWAPADATGKATIPITLWGDPDFPGTAIADLWMKAVDKAGNERLEVTGPRTLAAGGTATVADKHNDINGDGKADVATVLDMGNGRTAAWTMMSSGGGFHPATIAWDSGVNGGHAIDRIQTAGGDFDNDGRTDIAVFRQDPDGHVRLFNLRSDTNQYQTDWASIDVGTWLLGDARVFADDFTGDGIDDAAAVVDDRAGGWRAYVYPSTGAAFTTSGTPWYTQSPGTYTWINTKTVAGDFTGDGKADLAVAQDTTGARTTVRVHTSNGTGFSAGTSWWDSDTDTDPTTFTGNAAKYTAINVSGTSATDLVALYNHGAKTTIKVLTANGSTFAGPATWWDSDVDSVDGWDWRRTIQVTTGDFDNDGDNDLAAIVDCCEAGNRELWTFPHNGTSFGQVTKKGNATATTTRTGTAHWRFDDGSGTTLADAYGNYPATVAGPTWNTNGHVIGDKALHFDGTNDYVTTGRPVIDTSRSYTVAAWVKLDNTTAYRTFISQTGTHRSGFYLQYNKPMNAWTIIAASADTTGSVNYYAARDFAPPRLGVWTHLVGVYDADANQLKLYINGALRGSSSQPSAWNATRAFQIGNATSGQASGDWVAGDIDDVRVYDLALTSPEIGQLARDTALAGHWKFDNPTGATTDSSGNNRNLILNSTTTGTTGKYGQAITLNGTTSYASAARSVDTLTGYTACAWAKIDNVAGLAYRAVLSQQATRSSGFWIRTSPTNRWQFVTAFSDSGYSAVEAPTTVSVNTWTHLCATWDPGTSQMILFVDGKLAAAATISSPPIQATGPINIGSYKYLDVLGGYFPGAIDDVRIYSGAILDTKQIEAIMNDK; from the coding sequence GTGACCGAGACGGAGTCGCGGGCCATCATCGTGGAGGATCTTCAGCAGGCATTCAAGATCTTGACGGTACGCATCCAGCCCCATACGATCCGCTGTCCAAGTTTCGGATCTTCACGGGGAGGCCCCGTCGTGTTCGTTTTCCAAGACGCGTCCAGAGGTTCACCACACTTTCGACGGCGGGTCTCCCTCACCAGCACAGCGCTGGTCCTGGCTGCCGGCGTCCTCGTCGCCGGTCCGGTGCCGCCTGGGCCCGCCGAGGCGGCGCCTGACGCCACGGCCTCTACGGAGGACATGCGGGATGAGATCACGATCCTTGCCGAGGCCTCAGCCGAGGCGGCGCGCGCTGGCCAGCCCGTCGAGGTAACGCGACGCAGGACCGAGGACAGTCGGCTGCTCGCGAATCCCTCGGGTTCGTTTTCGACCGAGAGCTTCGCCCATCCGATTCACGTCCAGCGGGCCGGTGACTGGGTCGACATCGATGCCACACTCCGGATGAACGCTGACGGCAGCATCAGCCCTACGGCGACCCCCGGCAGCCTGACGATCTCCGGCGGAGGCAGCGGGCCACTGCTCACCGTCGGCAAGGATGACAAGAACCTGTCGCTGACCTGGCCGACCCCCCTGCCGGCACCTAGCCTGCAGGGCAACACGGCCACCTACCCCAACGTCCTGCCCGAGGTGGACCTGCAAGTCACCGCAGAGCCGATGGGCGGCTACCGCGAGCAGCTCGTCGTCAAGAGTCCCACCGCCGCCGACAACCCGGCGCTGCACACCATCACCTTCGGGGTCCGGACCAACGGTCTGACACTGTCTACCCGGACCGACGGCGGTATCAACGCCCTAGATTCGGCGGGCGCGGCAGTGTTCGCCACCGACCCGCCGCTGATGTGGGACACCCCGAGCGAGCCGACGTTGAGCCGGATCGAGCGGATTGAGGGCAACGGACCCATCGACAGTGATCCGCAGTCTCGGCTCGTGGGCCCGATGGATGTGGTGCTCACACCCACCGCGATAACGGTCATCCCCGACCGGGACATCCTCGACAACCCGCAGGTCAACTGGCCGCTCTTCCTGGACCCGAACTCCACCCCCATCGGGCCCTCGGACTGGACCCACATCGCCAAGGAATTTCCGACCCAGTCGTACTGGAACTACGACCGCGACGACGGCGCCAAGGTCGGCGCCGCAAGCGGCGTGACGTACCGGTCCTACTTCCTGTTCGGCATCGGAAACATCCGCGGCAAGATCATCACAAGTGCCACCTTCGGCATCACCCTCGACCACTCATACCAGTGCAGCACCAACACCCCGGTCGACCTGTACCTCACCGACAACATCAGCCGCTCGGGCGCGGTCACCTGGAAAAACTCCGTCACCGACACCAACAAGTGGCGAAGCAATCTCGCCAGCGCCTCCGGACACGCCAACGAATCGTCCTGCGGCGAGCCGGACATGCCGATGGGTTTCGCGAGCACCGCGCTCACCAACGCCGTCTCGACTGCTGCCGCTGGCACCAGCAGCCAGATCACCTTCGGACTGCGTGCGCCGAACGAGGGCACGAACCAGCAGTGGAAGAAATTCCACCCCGGCACCGCCAAACTCACCGTCGAATGGAACACCGCACCAGCCGTCCCCACCGAGCTGACCACTTACCCGCCGATCCCCTGCGGGAGTTCGACCAATCCGACCCGGCTGTCGGAAAGCATGAAGAATCCCACCTTTACCGCCGGGCTGTCGGACGCCGACGCGAACAACCTCACCGCCTACCTGGAGATCAGAAGAGCGTCCGGCGACGTACTGGTCCACGGACCGGCCGCGTCCGCCACCATCCCCGCCGGCGGTGTGGTCACCTGGCCCACCGTCCCGGACGGCGTCGTGGTCAGCAACGAGACGGTCTACTACTACCAGGCCCGGGCCAAGGACACCGGCGGCGCCTTCGGCCCGTTCACGGCGCGGTGCTACTTCCTCGTTGACGGCAATGACCCCGGACAGCCGACGATCACCTCAACCGATTACCCCGCCGGCAGTGAGAACGTCAACGCCGGCTCCGTCGGCACCGTCACGATCAACCCAGCCGCCGGCGACATCGACATCGCCGGCTACCGCTACGGCTTCGACGACAACGTCAAGCTCTGGGCACCGGCCGACGCCACCGGCAAGGCCACCATCCCGATCACACTGTGGGGAGACCCCGACTTTCCCGGCACCGCCATCGCCGACCTGTGGATGAAAGCTGTCGACAAGGCCGGAAACGAACGGCTCGAGGTAACCGGCCCCCGCACCCTCGCAGCCGGCGGCACCGCGACCGTCGCCGACAAGCACAATGACATCAATGGGGACGGCAAGGCAGACGTCGCCACTGTGCTCGACATGGGCAACGGGCGCACCGCGGCCTGGACGATGATGTCCTCCGGTGGTGGCTTCCACCCCGCCACCATCGCCTGGGACAGTGGTGTCAACGGCGGCCACGCCATCGACAGGATCCAAACCGCCGGCGGAGACTTCGACAACGACGGCCGCACCGATATCGCCGTGTTCCGGCAGGACCCCGACGGTCATGTCCGCCTGTTCAACCTCCGCTCCGACACCAACCAGTACCAGACGGACTGGGCTAGCATCGACGTCGGCACATGGCTACTCGGTGATGCACGGGTCTTCGCCGACGACTTCACCGGCGACGGTATCGACGACGCCGCAGCGGTCGTCGACGACCGCGCCGGCGGATGGCGAGCCTACGTGTACCCCTCTACGGGAGCGGCATTCACCACCTCCGGCACCCCCTGGTACACCCAGAGCCCCGGCACCTACACCTGGATCAACACCAAAACCGTGGCCGGCGACTTCACCGGCGATGGAAAGGCCGATCTAGCCGTCGCTCAGGACACCACCGGCGCCCGCACCACCGTGCGCGTACACACCTCGAATGGGACCGGCTTCAGCGCCGGCACCAGCTGGTGGGACAGCGACACCGACACCGACCCGACCACCTTCACCGGAAACGCGGCCAAATACACCGCGATCAACGTCAGCGGCACCAGCGCCACCGATCTGGTGGCGCTCTACAACCACGGCGCCAAGACCACCATCAAGGTCCTGACGGCAAACGGCTCGACCTTCGCCGGCCCGGCGACGTGGTGGGACAGCGATGTCGACAGCGTCGACGGCTGGGACTGGCGACGCACCATCCAGGTCACCACCGGCGACTTCGACAACGACGGCGACAACGACCTCGCCGCCATCGTCGACTGCTGCGAGGCTGGCAACCGCGAGCTGTGGACGTTCCCCCACAACGGCACCTCGTTTGGACAGGTAACCAAGAAGGGCAACGCCACCGCAACCACCACCCGAACCGGCACCGCGCACTGGCGCTTCGACGACGGCAGCGGCACCACCCTCGCCGACGCGTACGGCAACTACCCGGCAACCGTCGCCGGCCCGACCTGGAACACCAACGGACACGTCATCGGTGACAAGGCACTCCACTTCGACGGAACCAACGACTACGTCACCACCGGACGGCCGGTCATCGACACCAGCCGCAGCTACACCGTGGCCGCCTGGGTCAAGCTCGACAACACCACCGCGTACCGCACCTTCATCAGCCAGACCGGCACTCATCGATCCGGCTTCTACCTCCAATACAACAAGCCCATGAACGCATGGACAATCATCGCCGCGTCGGCAGACACCACGGGATCCGTCAACTACTACGCAGCACGTGACTTCGCTCCACCGCGCCTCGGAGTCTGGACCCACCTCGTCGGCGTCTACGACGCCGACGCGAACCAGCTCAAGCTCTACATCAACGGCGCACTGCGCGGATCAAGCAGCCAGCCGTCCGCCTGGAACGCCACAAGGGCATTCCAGATCGGCAATGCCACCTCGGGGCAGGCAAGCGGAGACTGGGTCGCCGGAGACATCGACGACGTACGGGTCTACGACCTCGCCCTCACCTCACCCGAAATCGGCCAACTCGCCCGCGACACAGCGCTCGCCGGACATTGGAAATTCGACAACCCCACCGGCGCCACGACCGACAGCTCGGGCAACAACCGCAACCTCATCCTCAACAGCACCACCACCGGAACCACCGGCAAATACGGCCAGGCCATCACCCTCAACGGCACCACCAGCTACGCCAGCGCCGCCAGAAGCGTCGACACCCTCACCGGCTACACCGCCTGCGCCTGGGCGAAAATCGACAACGTCGCCGGCCTCGCCTACCGAGCCGTACTCAGCCAACAAGCCACCCGAAGCAGCGGCTTCTGGATCCGCACCAGCCCCACCAACCGATGGCAATTCGTCACCGCCTTCAGCGACAGCGGCTACAGCGCCGTCGAAGCCCCCACCACCGTCAGCGTCAACACCTGGACCCACCTCTGCGCCACCTGGGACCCGGGCACCTCACAAATGATCCTCTTCGTCGACGGCAAACTCGCAGCCGCCGCCACGATCAGCAGTCCACCTATCCAGGCAACAGGCCCCATCAACATCGGCAGCTACAAGTACCTCGACGTCCTCGGTGGCTACTTCCCCGGAGCAATCGACGACGTACGCATCTACTCCGGAGCGATCCTCGACACCAAACAAATCGAAGCAATCATGAACGACAAGTAA